From Oenococcus sicerae, the proteins below share one genomic window:
- the map gene encoding type I methionyl aminopeptidase encodes MITLKSVNEIKEMNTAGDVLAGMHLMLRNLIKPGLDTWIIEEKSRAYIEGHGAIASQIGFEGFKYAVTVSVNDEVAHAFPRKGLILENGDLVKVDTVVEKDHGLADSAWTYRVGTVSPEIERLYQVAHQALYIGIDQAVVGNRIGDIGAAIDHYVTDENHFGNVREYIGHGIGPTMHEDPQVPHFGVAGHGLRLRPGMTITIEPMVNTGTWEVKTDYAGDGWTVSTKDGGWSAQFEHTLVITHDGPKILTSQDPEIDDKYLIKNWNNFEI; translated from the coding sequence ATGATTACATTAAAAAGTGTCAATGAAATAAAAGAAATGAACACAGCTGGCGATGTGCTTGCCGGCATGCACCTCATGTTAAGAAATTTGATCAAGCCAGGGTTGGACACTTGGATTATTGAAGAAAAATCGCGGGCTTACATTGAAGGCCATGGTGCAATTGCGAGCCAAATTGGTTTTGAGGGTTTTAAATATGCTGTGACTGTTTCGGTGAATGATGAAGTCGCACATGCTTTTCCGCGCAAGGGATTAATTTTGGAAAACGGCGACCTTGTGAAAGTAGATACTGTTGTTGAAAAAGATCATGGTTTGGCAGACTCCGCTTGGACTTATCGCGTCGGTACTGTCAGTCCTGAGATCGAACGCTTGTATCAAGTCGCTCATCAGGCGCTTTATATTGGTATTGACCAAGCGGTTGTTGGCAACCGGATCGGTGATATCGGTGCAGCAATTGATCATTATGTGACTGATGAAAATCATTTTGGAAACGTTCGTGAATACATTGGCCATGGCATTGGACCGACAATGCATGAAGATCCGCAAGTACCTCATTTCGGCGTTGCAGGTCACGGCCTGCGCTTGCGGCCGGGCATGACGATTACGATCGAGCCAATGGTCAACACGGGAACTTGGGAAGTCAAGACTGATTACGCTGGCGACGGCTGGACCGTATCAACTAAAGATGGCGGCTGGTCGGCACAGTTTGAACATACCTTGGTTATCACGCATGATGGTCCGAAGATTTTAACTTCTCAGGATCCAGAAATTGATGATAAATATCTGATCAAAAATTGGAACAACTTCGAAATTTAA